Proteins from a single region of Hordeum vulgare subsp. vulgare chromosome 6H, MorexV3_pseudomolecules_assembly, whole genome shotgun sequence:
- the LOC123404750 gene encoding uncharacterized protein LOC123404750, whose translation YTLVLSCKRVPGIPVPTSHQRRHKPPVADPPPPAVARSIQAGRRRALSSPGCRAPRQRPASEPPSSLRPASRPPTWICLVTGSTPPRLFVVKSKDLVRYQVIEGSKDMQESADTEPVVKVPREPAIIINGVPDLPPEFTSDSQLAVREAPRSRVDHRLGEWLEGRKVRKLFGDTYYVGKVAKYDSQRNWYCVVYDDGDQEDLEWHELDEILLPLDITIPLKTLVMDKFKHHNVVRDYRTKVARPRTNVASNKMVVRAVNGQESNNLPLPGLVQASASAGENALVCLKPSDQPKKRGRPRKDRSISGDIQPKKREDRSTSGDTQPKKRGRPPKEPGEKSMDRLKLDTVRAEKLKRESMLLRGAPPGSQ comes from the exons TACACGCTTGTTCTCTCTTGCAAGCGCGTGCCAGGGATTCCCGTTCCCACTTCCCACCAGCGCCGCCACAAGCCGCCGGTCGCCGATCCCCCGCCTCCCGCCGTCGCGCGGAGCATCCAGGCGGGACGCCGACGCGCTCTCTCTTCCCCTGGATGCCGCGCTCCTCGACAACGACCCGCCTCTGAGCCTCCCTCCTCTCTAAGGCCGGCCAGCCGGCCGCCGACCTGGATCTGCCTCGTCACCGGATCAACGCCGCCTCG GCTGTTTGTGGTTAAATCCAAGGACTTGGTGCGATATCAGGTCATCGAGGGGAGCAAGGACATGCAAGAGTCAGCAGACACTGAACCTGTTGTTAAAGTACCCAGAGAGCCTGCCATCATTATCAATGGTGTCCCAGACTTGCCTCCTGAGTTCACATCTGATTCACAACTTGCAGTAAGAGAGGCTCCTCGATCAAGAGTCGATCACCGCTTGGGGGAATGGCTAGAGGGGCGCAAAGTGAGGAAGCTGTTTGGAGACACGTACTATGTAGGGAAAGTTGCCAAGTATGACAGTCAAAGGAATTGGTACTGTGTTGTCTATGATGATGGAGACCAGGAAGATCTTGAGTGGCATGAACTGGACGAGATCCTGCTACCGTTGGACATAACCATTCCACTCAAAACACTTGTGATGGACAaattcaaacatcacaatgttgtTCGTGACTACAGGACTAAGGTGGCTAGACCAAGAACTAATGTTGCCAGCAATAAGATGGTGGTTAGAGCAGTAAATGGCCAAGAGTCAAACAACCTACCACTACCAGGGTTGGTTCAGGCGTCAGCATCAGCAGGAGAAAATGCTCTAGTATGTCTGAAACCCAGTGATCAACCTAAGAAAAGAGGCAGGCCTCGAAAGGATAGAAGTATATCAGGTGATATTCAACCTAAGAAAAGGGAGGATAGAAGTACATCAGGTGATACTCAACCTAAAAAAAGAGGCAGGCCTCCAAAAGAACCTGGAGAGAAGAGTATGGATAGGCTCAAGTTAGACACTGTCAGGGCAGAAAAACTGAAGAGAGAAAGCATGCTTCTGCGAGGGGCACCACCTGGAAGTCAGTAA